The following proteins are encoded in a genomic region of Hyla sarda isolate aHylSar1 chromosome 3, aHylSar1.hap1, whole genome shotgun sequence:
- the LOC130360790 gene encoding protein spinster homolog 1-like, with translation MASPQDPLLKEEEEAMEDHSDMDVEKGDIPERQNLPSLSVMSTARSIITVVILAFVNLLIYANRSSVAGVLPYIQKAYDTNASLSGLLNTLFIGSYVLVAPIAGYLGDHCNKKYTVCAGVIVWLSMTLTLSFIPDGYFLLFLLTSGLVGAGEATFCTIAPSIIADLFTSDQRTRMLNVFYSVIPVGCGLGYIIGPKVTDAARGDWHWAFRVTPGLGLIAVALMILVTKELPRTTTNGKKNNKSQKFAKWATDLKKLFKNRSFMLTTMGSTAVSFIVGAIGVWGPSYLTHARTLLQEKDPCRAEPCDYHDILIFGVVTVVSGILGVVAGTEISKRYHKSNPRADPLVCGCAMMLSAPFLLLALTFGNISLVATNIFIFIGETLLSVNFTLISDIILKVVTPWRRSSALAVQMTIYHLLGDAGSPYLIGLISDTYERGYAKSPLLKYRSLEYALMTCTIMAVIGGAFFMATALYIERDEKEAEMESEPPSSSSSLLPADEDHTSD, from the coding sequence atggcctctccacaagacccattgctgaaggaggaggaagaagcaatggaggaccatagtgatatggatgtagaaaagggcgatatccctgagaggcagaacctgccatctctaagcgtgatgtccaccgcacgttccatcatcactgtagtgatcctcgcctttgttaatttgctcatctatgcaaatcgctccagcgtggcgggggtgctgccttatatacagaaagcatatgacaccaatgctagtctgtccggcttattgaatacattgttcattggaagctacgtgctggtcgcaccaattgccggatatttgggcgaccactgtaataagaaatatactgtttgcgcaggagtcattgtttggctgagcatgacacttaccctgtcattcatccctgacgggtacttcctgctcttcctgctgacgagtggactggttggagccggagaggcgactttctgcaccatcgccccctccatcattgcagacctttttacaagtgaccagcggacccgcatgctgaacgtgttttactccgtcatacctgtaggctgcggactaggatacatcatcgggcccaaagtgactgatgcagcaaggggtgattggcactgggcgtttcgggtcacccctggcctgggcctcatagctgtggctttgatgattttggtcacaaaagagcttccaagaacgactacaaacgggaagaagaacaacaaatctcagaagtttgccaaatgggcgacagatctgaaaaaactatttaaaaatcgaagcttcatgttaaccaccatgggatcgacggctgtatccttcatagtgggagccataggtgtatggggtccgtcatacctgacccacgcacgaacactcctacaagagaaggacccttgccgtgctgaaccgtgtgactatcacgacatcctaatatttggtgtggttacagtcgtttccggcattctgggagttgtagcagggacggagataagtaaaagatatcacaaatccaacccacgggcggacccgcttgtgtgtggatgcgcgatgatgctctccgccccttttcttctgttggcattgacttttggcaacatcagcctcgttgccaccaacatcttcatcttcatcggagagacgcttctgtcagtaaatttcacccttatatctgacattatactaaaagtagtaactccgtggaggagatcttcagccctggccgtgcagatgacaatctatcacctcctaggtgacgccggcagcccgtacctcatcggcctgatatctgacacctacgaacgaggatatgccaaatcccctcttctgaaataccgcagcctggagtatgccctcatgacctgcaccataatggcagtcatcggaggggccttcttcatggccacggccctatatatagagagggacgaaaaagaagcagagatggaatcagaacctccgtcatcctcctcctcactgcttcctgccgatgaggaccacACTTCAGACTGa